From Ignavibacteria bacterium, the proteins below share one genomic window:
- the ribD gene encoding bifunctional diaminohydroxyphosphoribosylaminopyrimidine deaminase/5-amino-6-(5-phosphoribosylamino)uracil reductase RibD, whose product MALPKEFISICFNEALKGKGRVSPNPLSGAVIVKNGNIISKGFHKSFGSPHAEISALKKAGSKAKNSTLYLTLEPCTHFGKTPPCADEIIKSGVKKVVVSMLDPNPMFEGKGISKLRNHGIQVETGILKDEAEELNKFAMKYNQSNIPYVTLRIIRSLDDALTCSSKGKNKWICQETKNFIYELRNEYDAVLIGRNLARIENPSLKVKNSKQRQPYRIVLDTNLSLPTNLRLFRDEQRELTIIIAGSHMEGSKKGDSLEKRGTRVIYAKRNPHQSLNLDSVLAELGRINLSSLLVEGGRQIFSSFIRQNLFDELNNILVPKFVGNGFGSAFTLGNFNDTRKNGLKFCKTEKLGDDLLLVFKNENL is encoded by the coding sequence ATGGCATTACCAAAAGAATTTATCAGTATATGTTTTAACGAAGCTCTTAAAGGTAAAGGGAGAGTCTCTCCAAATCCTTTATCGGGAGCTGTTATTGTTAAAAATGGAAATATCATTTCAAAAGGATTTCATAAATCATTCGGAAGTCCACATGCAGAAATTTCCGCGCTAAAGAAAGCAGGGAGCAAAGCAAAGAATTCAACATTGTATTTAACTCTTGAGCCATGTACACATTTCGGAAAAACTCCTCCTTGTGCAGATGAAATAATAAAATCGGGAGTGAAAAAAGTTGTTGTCTCGATGCTTGATCCGAATCCTATGTTTGAGGGGAAGGGTATAAGCAAACTTCGTAATCATGGCATTCAAGTTGAAACGGGAATTTTGAAGGATGAAGCTGAAGAACTAAATAAATTCGCAATGAAATATAATCAATCGAATATACCTTATGTTACATTGAGAATTATCCGTTCATTGGATGACGCGCTTACCTGCAGTTCGAAAGGAAAGAACAAATGGATATGCCAAGAGACGAAGAATTTCATTTATGAATTGAGAAATGAATACGATGCAGTTCTCATTGGGAGAAATCTTGCAAGAATTGAAAATCCTTCTCTGAAAGTGAAAAATTCAAAGCAAAGGCAGCCATATAGGATTGTACTTGATACAAATTTGAGTCTTCCGACAAACCTTCGATTGTTTCGCGATGAGCAGAGAGAACTTACAATAATTATTGCAGGCAGTCACATGGAGGGAAGTAAAAAGGGAGATTCTCTTGAAAAGAGAGGAACTCGAGTTATTTATGCGAAGAGGAATCCTCATCAATCTCTAAATCTTGATTCAGTTTTAGCTGAACTTGGCAGGATAAATTTATCCTCATTATTGGTTGAAGGGGGGAGACAGATCTTTTCTTCATTTATCAGGCAAAATCTTTTCGATGAATTAAATAATATTTTAGTCCCAAAGTTTGTTGGAAATGGATTTGGATCCGCCTTCACACTAGGAAATTTTAATGATACAAGGAAGAATGGATTGAAATTCTGTAAAACAGAAAAACTTGGAGACGATCTATTACTGGTTTTCAAAAATGAAAATTTGTAG
- a CDS encoding serine hydrolase: protein MFFLSINILQGQNMKANLSELKKDILNEFNSIEGKFALAFQEVRNPSNAIMINPHENFHAASTMKTPIMMEVYKQARDRKFQLTDSILIKNEFHSIVDSSIYQMELADDGGEELYKFIGQKRTIYQLVYDMITVSSNLATNILIELVCAPNVTNSMQQIGADKINVLRGVEDIKAYNLGLNNTTTANDLLIIYNAIAEGTWIDPKICEEIITVLLDQKFKTKIPKLLPEDVMVAHKTGSISNVEHDSGIVFLPDGRKYILVILSKELSDVKMGSDVIAEVSRMIYDYMINIKSAN, encoded by the coding sequence ATGTTTTTTTTATCAATTAATATTCTTCAAGGTCAGAACATGAAGGCCAATTTATCTGAGCTTAAGAAAGATATTCTTAATGAATTCAACTCGATAGAAGGAAAGTTTGCACTTGCATTTCAAGAAGTTAGAAATCCATCAAATGCAATCATGATAAATCCTCATGAAAATTTCCACGCAGCAAGCACGATGAAAACTCCTATAATGATGGAAGTTTATAAACAAGCTCGCGATAGAAAATTTCAATTAACCGATTCAATTCTCATAAAAAATGAATTTCACAGTATTGTCGACAGTTCGATTTATCAGATGGAATTAGCCGATGATGGCGGCGAGGAACTTTACAAATTCATAGGTCAAAAAAGAACTATCTATCAGCTTGTTTATGATATGATTACAGTAAGCAGCAATCTTGCAACCAACATTTTAATAGAGTTGGTATGCGCGCCAAATGTAACAAACTCTATGCAGCAGATCGGTGCAGATAAAATAAATGTTCTTCGCGGAGTTGAAGATATTAAAGCTTATAATTTAGGATTGAACAATACAACAACAGCAAATGATCTTTTGATTATTTATAATGCAATCGCTGAGGGAACTTGGATTGATCCTAAAATTTGTGAAGAAATAATTACTGTTTTGCTAGACCAAAAGTTCAAAACTAAAATTCCAAAACTTTTGCCGGAAGACGTTATGGTTGCTCACAAAACAGGGAGTATCAGTAATGTTGAGCACGACAGCGGAATTGTCTTTTTGCCGGATGGGAGAAAATATATTCTTGTCATTCTTTCAAAGGAACTTAGTGACGTTAAGATGGGAAGTGATGTTATCGCTGAAGTTTCAAGAATGATTTATGATTACATGATTAATATTAAGAGTGCGAATTGA